From the genome of Scytonema hofmannii PCC 7110, one region includes:
- the speD gene encoding adenosylmethionine decarboxylase, whose product MLSYPVGGIPLVPVGRHCILELYNCPTHLLNNPVFMKQALEEAAKVAKSTLLSELTHHFEPYGVTGLALLAESHISIHTWPEYGYIAVDIFTCGEHAEPEKACKYLVQAFQASNHTLLTLPRGKLSPEIQTQLEESLVLQVAGER is encoded by the coding sequence ATGCTATCTTACCCGGTGGGGGGCATACCTTTGGTTCCAGTTGGCAGACACTGCATTTTAGAGCTTTACAACTGTCCAACACACCTACTCAACAATCCTGTTTTTATGAAACAGGCTCTTGAGGAAGCGGCTAAAGTGGCAAAGTCCACTTTGCTTTCGGAGCTCACTCACCATTTCGAGCCTTATGGAGTCACTGGTCTAGCACTTTTAGCCGAGTCTCACATCTCAATACATACTTGGCCGGAATATGGTTATATAGCTGTGGATATCTTTACCTGCGGCGAACATGCCGAACCGGAGAAAGCTTGTAAGTACCTTGTACAAGCTTTCCAAGCTAGCAATCATACCCTCTTAACGCTTCCCAGAGGGAAGTTATCGCCTGAAATCCAAACACAACTTGAGGAAAGTTTGGTTCTTCAAGTTGCTGGTGAACGTTAG
- a CDS encoding peptidoglycan-binding domain-containing protein: MEPEVQASAVRELPSVKRGDTGSSVRLLQNILISLGYLERNLNTGNFLEQTDEAVRSFQADNGLRVDGIVGPRTWDVLGGLLWE, translated from the coding sequence ATGGAACCCGAAGTTCAAGCATCTGCTGTTAGAGAACTACCCTCTGTAAAACGTGGTGATACTGGTTCATCTGTAAGATTGCTACAGAATATCCTCATTTCTTTAGGCTATCTTGAGAGAAATCTCAACACTGGAAATTTCTTGGAGCAAACAGATGAAGCTGTAAGAAGCTTTCAAGCAGATAATGGTTTGCGTGTAGATGGTATCGTTGGTCCCAGAACTTGGGACGTTTTGGGCGGTTTACTCTGGGAGTAA